The stretch of DNA CGCCGTCATCGTGGCCGACATCACCGGGCCGGCCGCGCTGGATACCGAACGTATGCAATACCGCCTGCTGTACGCCGACGCACGCCAATCCAAACCGTATGCCTACAATCAGTGGACCAGCACGCCCACCCAGCTGCTGACCCAGCGCATGAAAGCGCGGCTGGCGCAGGCCGGCGTCAAGGTGCTGTCGACCACCGATGCTGCCGCCAGCACCACCGTGCTGCGCATGGAGGTGCAAGACTTTGCGCAAAACTTCGACACCACCACCGCCAGCAATGGCGTGCTGAGCCTGCGGGCGTCGGTGTTCCGCAGTCACAAGCTGGTGGATCAGAAAACCTTTAGCCGCAGCGTGCCGGCGCCGAGCGCCGACGCGGCCGGCGGCGCGCGCGCCCTGGCCGACGCCAGCGATGCGGTGGCGGCTGATGTGCTCAGCTGGCTGGCGGCGCTGCCGCCGTCGAGGGAATGACGGCAAACACGCCAGCAACGCCAGACGCCGGTCCGCCAGACGCGCCACCGGCGGACTCGGCCGCAGCCGCTGCCGGCCACGCCG from Duganella dendranthematis encodes:
- a CDS encoding ABC-type transport auxiliary lipoprotein family protein, producing MTSAIRTCLALSAAAILLGACASKGVPTSQFDFGPLTAPAGAPASTIGAVIVADITGPAALDTERMQYRLLYADARQSKPYAYNQWTSTPTQLLTQRMKARLAQAGVKVLSTTDAAASTTVLRMEVQDFAQNFDTTTASNGVLSLRASVFRSHKLVDQKTFSRSVPAPSADAAGGARALADASDAVAADVLSWLAALPPSRE